GGCGCAATTTCAAGGAATCGCTGCAAAAGGCGCTGCGTGGTCTAGAAACGGGGCTGGACGGCTTCAACCGTGTGCCAGAGCTGGAAGGCGTGAGCCGCGAGGTGATCACCGCCGCGCTCAGCCAGGCAACGCCCGACCGGCTGCTGAAAGTGGCACAGGCCTTCCGTGAAGGTTTCACCGTGGATGAAGCCCACGCGATAACCCATTACGACAAATGGTTTTTGCGGCATATCGCGGAGATCATTTACGAAGAGCAGATGATCGGCGCGGAAGGATTGCCCAACCGTGCGGAAGATTTGCGCCGCCTGAAGGCCATGGGCTTTTCCGACAGGCGTCTGGCGACACTTGCGGTCCGTTCAGTGGGCGTCGCAGGCGGCCTTGGCGAAACGCAAGCCAAGCGGTCCGGCCTGCTGCACGATGCCTTGCGCGCCATGGCGGGCGCCACGAGCGAGCGCGAAGTGCGCGAATTGCGCCAGAAGCTGGGCGTGCTGCCCGTATTCAAGCGTATCGACAGCTGCGCCGCCGAGTTCGAAGCGATCACCCCCTACATGTATTCGACCTACGAAGCCCCCAGCTTCGGCGAGCCGGAGAACGAGGCCTGGCCATCGGATCGTGAGAAGATCGTGATACTCGGCGGCGGGCCGAACCGGATCGGGCAGGGCATCGAGTTCGATTATTGCTGTGTGCACGCCTGCTTCGCGCTGAGCGAGGCGGGCTATGAGACGATCATGGTCAACTGCAATCCGGAAACGGTCAGCACCGATTACGACACATCCGACCGCCTTTATTTCGAGCCGCTGACGGCGGAAGACGTGCTGGAAATCCTGCGCGTCGAGCATAGCAAGGGCACGCTCAAGGGCGTGATCGTGCAATTTGGCGGGCAGACTCCGCTCAAGCTTGCCAGCGCGCTGGAGGAAGCAGGCATTCCGATCCTGGGCACCAGCCCAGATGCCATCGACCTTGCCGAAGACCGCGAACGCTTTGCCAAGCTGGTGAACAAGCTCGGCCTCAAGCAGCCGCAGAACGGCATCGCCTACAGCCGTGACGAGGCGCTCGCCCGCGCGCATTACATCGGATACCCGGTGCTGCTGCGCCCCAGCTATGTGCTGGGCGGCCGCGCGATGGAGATCGTCGACAGCGACGCGCAGCTCGACAATTACATCGCCACCGCGGTGCAGGTGTCGGGCGATAGCCCCGTATTGGTCGACCAGTATCTGCGCGATGCCATCGAATGCGATGTCGATGCGCTATGCGACGGCGAGCAGGTCGTGATTGCAGGCGTCATGCAGCATATCGAGGAGGCTGGCGTCCATTCAGGCGACAGCGCGTGCAGCCTGCCACCCTACAGCCTGCCGGACGAGATCGTGCAGGAAATGGAACGCCAGGCCGAAGCGCTCGCCATGGCATTAGGCGTGCGCGGGCTTATGAACATCCAATTCGCGATCAAGGATGGCGAGGTGTACCTGATCGAGGTGAATCCGCGCGCAAGCCGCACCGTGCCTTTCGTCGCCAAGGCCACCGGATCGCAGATTGCCAAGCTCGCCAGCCGCGTCATGGCGGGCGAAATGCTGGCCGACCTGCCGAAGATCCGGCGCGATATGGATTACATCGCGGTGAAGGAGGCCGTCTTCCCCTTCGCCCGCTTCCCGGGCAGCGACCCTGTGTTGACACCGGAAATGAAGTCTACCGGGGAAGTCATGGGAATCGATAGGGATTTTCCCACCGCTTACATCAAGTCCCAGATTGCCGAGGGCACCATGCTGCCGGAGAGCGGCACGCTTTTCGTATCCGTGAAAGACAGCGACAAGCCGCAAATCGTCGAGCCCGTGCGGCAACTGGTGGAGCATGGTTTCACCATCGTCGCCACCGGCGGCACGGCGGATTACCTCAAGGAACAGGGCTTGCCGGTGGAGCGGGTGAACAAGGTGGCCGAGGGTCGTCCCCATATCGTCGACAAGATCATCGATGGCGAGATCGCGCTGGTTTTCAACACCACCGAAGGCTGGCAGAGCCACAAGGACAGCCAGTCCATCCGCGCCAGCGCGCTCGACAGCAAGGTGCCCTATTACACCACCGCCGCTGCGTCTGCCGCTGCGGCGCAGGCCATCGTGTCTGTCGATGTCGCCGACCTTGAAGTCCGGTCTTTGCAGGACTATTATGGCTGATACGTTGAATTAAGTTCTCCCATCATTCCGGATCGATAGGCCGCCTGTCGCAGGCGGGCAGGGTCGTTTTGACGGGAAAGCGGAAAAGAAAGTCAGGGAAGACAATGCAGAAAGTGCCGATGCTGGCGGAGGGCTATGAGAAGCTGACCGCGGATCTCAAGGCATTGCGGGCGGAGCGGCCCAAGA
This sequence is a window from Aurantiacibacter gangjinensis. Protein-coding genes within it:
- the carB gene encoding carbamoyl-phosphate synthase large subunit — protein: MPKRTDISSILVIGAGPIIIGQACEFDYSGTQAIKALREDGYRVILVNSNPATIMTDPEFADATYVEPITPEIVAKIIAKEKPDALLPTMGGQTALNCALKLEEMGVLAEHGVEMIGAKADAIDKAENRQRFRAAMDKIGLESARSGVAHNLDEAFAVLERTGLPAIIRPSFTLGGTGGGVAYNKSEFESIVRSGLDASPTTEVLIEESLLGWKEYEMEVVRDRKDNAIIICSIENVDPMGVHTGDSITVAPALTLTDKEYQIMRTASIEVLREIGVETGGSNVQFAVNPKDGRLIVIEMNPRVSRSSALASKATGFPIARVAAKLAVGYTLDEITNEITGATPASFEPTIDYVVTKIPRFAFEKFKGAQDNLSTAMKSVGEVMAIGRNFKESLQKALRGLETGLDGFNRVPELEGVSREVITAALSQATPDRLLKVAQAFREGFTVDEAHAITHYDKWFLRHIAEIIYEEQMIGAEGLPNRAEDLRRLKAMGFSDRRLATLAVRSVGVAGGLGETQAKRSGLLHDALRAMAGATSEREVRELRQKLGVLPVFKRIDSCAAEFEAITPYMYSTYEAPSFGEPENEAWPSDREKIVILGGGPNRIGQGIEFDYCCVHACFALSEAGYETIMVNCNPETVSTDYDTSDRLYFEPLTAEDVLEILRVEHSKGTLKGVIVQFGGQTPLKLASALEEAGIPILGTSPDAIDLAEDRERFAKLVNKLGLKQPQNGIAYSRDEALARAHYIGYPVLLRPSYVLGGRAMEIVDSDAQLDNYIATAVQVSGDSPVLVDQYLRDAIECDVDALCDGEQVVIAGVMQHIEEAGVHSGDSACSLPPYSLPDEIVQEMERQAEALAMALGVRGLMNIQFAIKDGEVYLIEVNPRASRTVPFVAKATGSQIAKLASRVMAGEMLADLPKIRRDMDYIAVKEAVFPFARFPGSDPVLTPEMKSTGEVMGIDRDFPTAYIKSQIAEGTMLPESGTLFVSVKDSDKPQIVEPVRQLVEHGFTIVATGGTADYLKEQGLPVERVNKVAEGRPHIVDKIIDGEIALVFNTTEGWQSHKDSQSIRASALDSKVPYYTTAAASAAAAQAIVSVDVADLEVRSLQDYYG